The nucleotide sequence GACGGACTCTTCCTTGATGCCGTCCATCATGGCGTTGAACATGTCGAAGCCCTCGCGCTGGTACTCGACCAGCGGGTCCTTCTGGGCCATCGCCCGCAGGCCGATGCCCTCCTGGAGATAGTCCATCTCGTAGAGGTGCTCGCGCCACTTGCGGTCCAGCACGGAGAGCACCACACGCCGCTCCAGCTCACGCATGATGTCCGAGCCGAGCTGCGCCTCGCGCTCCTCGTACTGCTCGTGGCAGTCGTCCTTGATGGACTCGGCGATGAACTCGGAGGTGATGCCCGCGCGGTCGCCCGCCGCGTCCTCCAGCTCGTCGACCGTGACCTTCACCGGGTAGAGCTGCTTGAACGCGCCCCACAGCCGGTCGAGGTCCCACTCCTCGGCGAAGCCCTCGACGGTCTCCGCCTGGATGTACGCGTCGATCGTGTCGTCCATGAAGTGCCTGACCTGCTCGTGCAGGTCCTCGCCCTCCAGGACGCGGCGGCGCTCGCCGTAGATGACCTCGCGCTGGCGGTTCAGCACCTCGTCGTACTTGAGGACGTTCTTACGCGTTTCGAAGTTCTGCTGCTCGACCTGCGACTGCGCGGAAGCGATGGCGCGGGTCACCATCTTGTTCTCGATGGGGACGTCGTCGGGGACGTTGGCCATCGACATCACGCGCTCGACCATCTGCGCCTTGAACAGCCGCATCAGGTCGTCGCCGAGCGACAGGTAGAACCGGGACTCGCCGGGGTCGCCCTGACGTCCGGAACGGCCGCGCAGCTGGTTGTCGATACGCCGCGACTCGTGCCGCTCCGTACCGAGGACGTAGAGCCCGCCGAGGTCCTTGACCTCTTCGAACTCGGCCTTGACCGCGCCCTCGGCCCGCTCCAGCGCCGCCGGCAGGGCGGCCGCCCACTCCTCGACGTGCTCGACGGGGTCGAGGCCGCGCTGGCGCAGCTCCGCCTCGGCGAGGTCGTCGGGGTTGCCGCCGAGTTTGATGTCCGTACCACGGCCGGCCATGTTCGTGGCGACCGTGACAGCGCCCTTGCGGCCGGCCTGGGCGATGATCGTCGCCTCCCGGTCGTGCTGCTTGGCGTTGAGCACCTCGTGCTGCACACCGCGCTTGCTGAGCTGCTGCGAGAGGTACTCGGACTTCTCGACCGAGGTGGTGCCGACCAGGATCGGCTGGCCCTTCTCGTGCTTCTCGGCGATGTCGTCGACGACGGCGGCGAACTTGGCGACCTCGGTGCGGTAGATCAGGTCGGACTGGTCCATGCGGACCATGGGCCGGTTCGTCTGGATCGGCACCACGCCCAGCTTGTAGATCTGGTGGAACTCCGCGGCCTCCGTCATGGCCGTACCGGTCATGCCGGAGAGCTTGCCGTAGAGGCGGAAGAAGTTCTGCAGGGTGATCGTGGCGAGGGTCTGGTTCTCGTCCTTGATGTCCACCCCTTCCTTCGCCTCGATCGCCTGGTGCATGCCCTCGTTGTAGCGGCGGCCCGCGAGGATACGGCCGGTGTGCTCGTCGACGATCATGACTTCGCCGTCGATGACGACGTAGTCCTTGTCGTTCTTGAAGAGTTCCTTGGCCTTGATGGCGTTGTTCAGATAACCGACGAGCGGGGTGTTCACCGACTCGTACAGGTTGTCGATGCCCAGCCAGTCCTCGACCTTCGACACACCGGGCTCGTGGATGGCGACGGTGCGCTTCTTCTCGTCGACCTCGTAGTCGCCGGTCTCCTCGATGCCCTTGAGCTGGTTGCCCGCCTCGCCCCTGGACAGCCGGGTGACGAGCTTGGCGAAGTCGCCGTACCACTTCGTGGCCTGGTCGGCGGGGCCGGAGATGATCAGCGGCGTACGGGCCTCGTCCACGAGGATCGAGTCGACCTCGTCCACGATCGCGTAGTTGTGACCGCGCTGGACCAGCTCGTCCTGCGACCACGCCATGTTGTCGCGGAGGTAGTCGAAGCCGAATTCGTTGTTCGTCCCGTACGTGATGTCACAGGCATACTGCTCGCGGCGCTGCGCGGGCGACATGTTGGCGAGGATGCAGCCGACCTCAAGTCCCAGGAACTTGTGGACGCGGCCCATCAGCTCGGAGTCACGCTCGGCCAGGTAGTCGTTCACCGTGATCAGGTGGACGCCCTTGCCGGTGAGCGCGTTGAGGTAGGCGGGGAGCGTACTGACGAGGGTCTTGCCCTCGCCGGTCTTCATCTCGGCGACATGGCCGAAGTGCAGCGCGGCGCCACCGGCCAGCTGGACGTCGTAATGACGCTGGCCGAGGACTCGCTTGGACGCCTCACGGACGGTCGCGAACGCCTCGGGAAGCAGATCGTCCAGACTCTCACCGTCGGCGTAGCGCTCTTTGTACTCGTCGGTGAGCGCCCTCAACTCGGCGTCGGAGAGGTTGACGAAGTCCTCTTCGATGGAGTTGACCTGGTCCGCGATGCGGTGCAGTTTGCGCAGGATCTTGCCTTCGCCTGCACGCATGAGCTTGTTGAAGACGGACACTGAGGTTGGTCTCCTTGCCGGTCGGGCCTGGCACTGGATCGTGTATGGACACGGGCACGGGCACGGCAGGCGGACCCCACCGCATCGGC is from Streptomyces sp. NBC_00370 and encodes:
- the secA gene encoding preprotein translocase subunit SecA yields the protein MSVFNKLMRAGEGKILRKLHRIADQVNSIEEDFVNLSDAELRALTDEYKERYADGESLDDLLPEAFATVREASKRVLGQRHYDVQLAGGAALHFGHVAEMKTGEGKTLVSTLPAYLNALTGKGVHLITVNDYLAERDSELMGRVHKFLGLEVGCILANMSPAQRREQYACDITYGTNNEFGFDYLRDNMAWSQDELVQRGHNYAIVDEVDSILVDEARTPLIISGPADQATKWYGDFAKLVTRLSRGEAGNQLKGIEETGDYEVDEKKRTVAIHEPGVSKVEDWLGIDNLYESVNTPLVGYLNNAIKAKELFKNDKDYVVIDGEVMIVDEHTGRILAGRRYNEGMHQAIEAKEGVDIKDENQTLATITLQNFFRLYGKLSGMTGTAMTEAAEFHQIYKLGVVPIQTNRPMVRMDQSDLIYRTEVAKFAAVVDDIAEKHEKGQPILVGTTSVEKSEYLSQQLSKRGVQHEVLNAKQHDREATIIAQAGRKGAVTVATNMAGRGTDIKLGGNPDDLAEAELRQRGLDPVEHVEEWAAALPAALERAEGAVKAEFEEVKDLGGLYVLGTERHESRRIDNQLRGRSGRQGDPGESRFYLSLGDDLMRLFKAQMVERVMSMANVPDDVPIENKMVTRAIASAQSQVEQQNFETRKNVLKYDEVLNRQREVIYGERRRVLEGEDLHEQVRHFMDDTIDAYIQAETVEGFAEEWDLDRLWGAFKQLYPVKVTVDELEDAAGDRAGITSEFIAESIKDDCHEQYEEREAQLGSDIMRELERRVVLSVLDRKWREHLYEMDYLQEGIGLRAMAQKDPLVEYQREGFDMFNAMMDGIKEESVGYLFNLEVQVEQQVEEVPVQDEAERTSLVKEDAVPAGSGRPEIRAKGLDAPQRPDRLHFSAPTVDGEGGVVEGDFQSAEAGGPTRSTSDGLTRAERRKAQKTTGGRRRKK